In Helicobacter colisuis, one genomic interval encodes:
- a CDS encoding DHH family phosphoesterase: MHFFHLSHIDLDGYGCQLVSNEFYKSKASQIFFYNANYGKEVLARLEQIFRDIRKNKVESHILISDLNLTLKECEELKKEILELNLNGYQVSYELLDHHKSGQECANKFEWYVLDTKRCATKIVYDTLLERFGLDESVRVWLEPMVEMINSIDLWNEEGFAFEFGKVAMRLIVECKEVNRFMFDDEDRAYKLALLRESSCFLGDEKGHILLDNAILEMKKRYLKGSLLSDTLDNLVSRFQNELLGQKTDRCSLYCEKYRGFLSYGIGNISVLANLFLKTHADFDFFLDVSARGNVSLRANGNCDVSAIAKKYFNGGGHPNASGGKIEDFKESFIYEDIKDFVEQIFKDC, translated from the coding sequence ATGCACTTTTTTCACCTCTCACACATTGATTTAGATGGCTATGGTTGCCAGCTTGTGAGCAATGAATTTTATAAAAGCAAGGCTAGTCAAATCTTTTTTTATAATGCTAATTATGGTAAGGAAGTTTTGGCTAGATTGGAGCAGATTTTTAGGGATATTAGAAAAAATAAAGTCGAATCACATATTTTAATTAGCGATTTAAATTTGACTTTAAAAGAATGCGAAGAACTAAAAAAAGAGATTTTGGAGCTTAATTTAAATGGTTATCAAGTGAGTTATGAATTGCTCGATCATCACAAAAGCGGACAAGAATGTGCAAATAAATTTGAGTGGTATGTGCTAGATACGAAGCGATGTGCCACAAAGATAGTCTATGACACGCTATTAGAGAGATTTGGGCTTGATGAGAGTGTGAGGGTATGGCTAGAACCTATGGTGGAGATGATTAATAGCATTGATTTGTGGAATGAAGAGGGTTTTGCCTTTGAGTTTGGCAAGGTTGCGATGCGATTAATCGTAGAATGCAAGGAAGTTAATCGCTTTATGTTTGATGATGAGGATAGGGCATATAAACTTGCTCTTTTGCGAGAATCAAGTTGTTTTTTGGGAGATGAGAAGGGACATATTTTGCTTGATAATGCAATTTTGGAAATGAAAAAACGCTACTTAAAGGGGAGTTTGCTTAGTGATACGCTAGATAATCTTGTCTCGCGTTTTCAAAATGAGCTTTTAGGGCAAAAGACAGATAGATGTAGTTTGTATTGTGAAAAATACCGAGGTTTTTTGAGCTATGGGATTGGCAATATTTCAGTTTTGGCAAATTTATTTTTAAAAACACACGCAGATTTTGATTTTTTTCTTGATGTGAGTGCAAGAGGAAATGTGAGCTTGAGAGCAAATGGTAATTGCGATGTGAGTGCAATAGCAAAGAAATATTTCAATGGAGGCGGACATCCCAATGCAAGTGGTGGAAAAATTGAGGATTTTAAAGAGAGTTTTATTTATGAGGATATTAAAGATTTTGTTGAACAAATCTTTAAAGATTGTTAA